DNA from Candidatus Deferrimicrobium borealis:
ACAAGTACAACTTCTCGGGGTTCCAGCGTGAAGTTCTCTCCAGTCTCAAGCAGGCGCGGACACTTTCGGTCTCATCCCAACGTCAGCACAGAGTCATATTCGACCTCGATAACGCGGCGGTGACGCTGTCGCGGGGAGATCGCGGGATTAACTCGACCTCCTGGACGCCGGTGCCGGGGAACGTGAGGGCATCCTTCGGGGGCCGGATCGGAAGCGTCACCCCTACGCCGGGGGTCGCAACAACGTCGGGAACGTTCGCCCTGATCTTCAATCCCTCGAGTGAGGTATTGCAGGGCAACCCAACGGTTTCGCCGGTGACGCAAGCCGATATCGGTTTGACGGGGAGAAACCCCGGGGACGTGGCGACGATCCGCGTGTACGGATGGACCGGGAAAGCGAGGATCCAGTGATCACGGGGATGGGGCACGCCCCTCGAGGCGAGGAAGGGTTCTCCCTGGTCGAGGTTCTGGTGGCATTGACGATCCTGGCGGTGGGGCTGCTGTCGCTGGCGCTCCTGCAGGTCACCGCGATCAAGGGGAATGCAGGCGCGTCGAGGTCCACCATCGCGGCGGACCTGG
Protein-coding regions in this window:
- a CDS encoding prepilin-type N-terminal cleavage/methylation domain-containing protein — its product is MKDRRGFTLIEIMIAFAIVGIVAVITVTNFQSWVYKYNFSGFQREVLSSLKQARTLSVSSQRQHRVIFDLDNAAVTLSRGDRGINSTSWTPVPGNVRASFGGRIGSVTPTPGVATTSGTFALIFNPSSEVLQGNPTVSPVTQADIGLTGRNPGDVATIRVYGWTGKARIQ